A region from the Methylocystis iwaonis genome encodes:
- a CDS encoding DUF58 domain-containing protein: MIRPITTTAYDPAARTQIDGAVAADLAARLPRLVNRAHEIAASVAYGVHGRKRAGQGETFWQYRPFAHGEAAHRIDWRRSARGDQLYVREREWEAAHDYFLWMDCSPSMAFVSSLAQDDKLSRGVTLGLALADVLVKGGERVAALGLTAPISARDVIDRLLRALYDGAADISRDELPPEAALRPRARVVLISDFLCDLGALFARLRGFAGAGASGALLMITDPSEESFPFTGETMFLDTDGGPAFHAGDARSLRAAYAKRFDAHREAVREAARASGFLFLQHHTDRPAAEAALALAMGLHGVEETL; this comes from the coding sequence ATGATCCGGCCAATCACCACCACAGCCTACGACCCCGCCGCCCGCACGCAGATCGACGGCGCCGTCGCGGCCGACCTCGCCGCGCGCCTGCCGCGCCTCGTCAATCGCGCTCATGAGATCGCGGCCAGCGTCGCCTATGGCGTCCATGGCCGCAAGCGCGCCGGGCAGGGCGAGACCTTCTGGCAATATCGCCCCTTCGCCCATGGCGAGGCGGCGCATCGCATCGACTGGCGCCGCTCGGCGCGCGGCGATCAGCTCTATGTGCGCGAGCGCGAGTGGGAGGCGGCGCACGACTATTTCCTCTGGATGGACTGCTCGCCCTCCATGGCGTTCGTCTCCTCGCTCGCCCAGGACGACAAGCTTTCGCGCGGCGTCACGCTCGGTCTGGCGCTAGCGGATGTGCTGGTGAAGGGCGGCGAGCGCGTCGCCGCTTTGGGGCTCACGGCGCCTATCTCCGCCCGCGACGTGATCGACCGCCTGTTGCGCGCGCTCTACGACGGCGCCGCCGATATTTCGCGCGACGAGCTACCCCCTGAAGCAGCCTTGCGCCCACGCGCGCGCGTCGTGCTCATCTCGGATTTTCTCTGCGACCTCGGCGCGCTTTTCGCGCGGCTGCGGGGCTTCGCGGGCGCTGGCGCCTCGGGCGCCTTGCTGATGATCACCGACCCGAGCGAAGAGAGCTTTCCTTTCACGGGCGAGACCATGTTCCTCGATACGGACGGCGGCCCGGCCTTTCATGCGGGCGACGCGCGCAGCCTGCGGGCGGCCTACGCCAAGCGTTTCGACGCGCATCGTGAGGCGGTGCGCGAAGCGGCGCGCGCCAGCGGCTTTCTCTTTCTGCAGCATCACACCGACCGGCCGGCCGCCGAGGCGGCGCTCGCGCTCGCCATGGGTCTGCACGGCGTGGAGGAGACGCTGTAA
- a CDS encoding AAA family ATPase — translation MNSINVAPLETAVAESAERALDHIGRARAAIGAVIFGQDEVVEQALVTILAGGHGLLVGVPGLAKTKLVETLGKVLGLAEQRVQFTPDLLPADIIGSEVLEEGADRTRSFRFIKGPIFAQLLMADEINRASPRTQSALLQAMQEHHVSVAGKRYDLPRPFHVLATQNPLEQEGTYPLPEAQLDRFLLQIDVHYPDRASERRVLLETTGDKSAEAVQALDAEELMATQRLVRRLPVGDKVVDAILDLVRAARPGEGHPEIAPHVAWGPGPRAAQALMLATRARALATGRLAPSLDDVAALAAPVLRHRMALNFAARRETTVAELIDKLVSRIG, via the coding sequence ATGAACTCAATCAATGTTGCGCCGCTCGAAACCGCCGTCGCCGAATCGGCTGAGCGGGCGCTGGATCATATCGGGCGCGCCCGCGCCGCCATCGGCGCCGTCATCTTCGGACAGGACGAGGTGGTGGAGCAGGCGCTCGTCACCATTCTTGCCGGCGGCCATGGCCTGCTCGTCGGCGTGCCGGGACTCGCAAAGACGAAGCTCGTCGAGACGCTCGGCAAGGTGCTGGGCCTCGCCGAGCAGCGCGTGCAGTTCACGCCGGACCTTCTGCCCGCCGACATCATCGGCTCCGAAGTGCTGGAGGAGGGCGCCGACCGCACCCGTTCCTTCCGCTTCATCAAGGGCCCGATCTTCGCGCAGCTTCTCATGGCGGACGAGATCAACCGCGCCTCGCCCCGCACGCAATCCGCCCTGCTGCAGGCGATGCAGGAGCATCATGTCAGCGTCGCCGGCAAGCGCTACGACCTGCCGCGTCCCTTCCATGTGCTCGCGACCCAGAACCCGCTGGAGCAGGAGGGCACCTATCCGCTGCCCGAGGCCCAGCTCGACCGCTTCCTGCTGCAGATCGACGTGCATTATCCCGACCGCGCCAGCGAGCGCCGGGTTTTGCTCGAGACGACAGGCGACAAATCGGCCGAGGCTGTCCAGGCGCTCGACGCCGAGGAGCTGATGGCGACGCAGCGCCTCGTGCGGCGTCTGCCGGTCGGCGACAAGGTGGTGGACGCCATTCTCGATCTGGTGCGCGCCGCGCGCCCGGGCGAGGGCCATCCGGAGATCGCGCCGCATGTGGCCTGGGGTCCGGGTCCGCGCGCCGCGCAGGCGCTCATGCTCGCAACCCGCGCCCGCGCGCTCGCAACGGGGCGCCTCGCGCCGTCGCTCGACGACGTCGCGGCCCTGGCGGCGCCGGTGCTGCGTCACCGCATGGCGCTGAATTTCGCGGCGCGCCGCGAGACGACTGTCGCGGAGCTGATCGACAAGCTCGTGTCGCGGATCGGCTGA
- a CDS encoding DUF6111 family protein, producing the protein MWRIALQTALLFLTPFVAYVGFHLLQRRWPFVAELWHGRVLSLLTIAGLITAIAGMLTLGLTGRQQGAYVPAHVENGRLVPGQFQ; encoded by the coding sequence ATGTGGCGCATCGCGCTTCAGACCGCCCTGCTCTTTTTGACGCCCTTTGTGGCTTATGTGGGCTTTCATCTCCTGCAAAGGCGCTGGCCCTTCGTCGCCGAGCTTTGGCACGGGCGCGTATTATCGCTGCTGACGATCGCCGGGCTCATAACGGCCATCGCCGGGATGCTGACCCTGGGCCTCACCGGGCGTCAGCAGGGCGCCTATGTCCCGGCCCATGTAGAAAACGGCAGGCTCGTTCCGGGCCAGTTCCAATGA
- a CDS encoding CCA tRNA nucleotidyltransferase, with amino-acid sequence MKGVARLLDDPRLATLFAALAKTGAETRVVGGAVRDALFGLQPHEVDLATTALPEAVLKAARDAGLKGVPTGIEHGTVTIVVAGTPFEVTTLREDVETDGRYAIVRFGGDFEQDARRRDFTMNALSLTPDGKLHDYTGGLADIAAKRIRFIGDAATRIREDYLRVLRFFRFNASHGEGGFDRAGLHESIIARENLARLSRERIRAEIIKLLPARRAPEVMGAMSHAGIIEVLLGMGYPARLARLAAFEAARGKKPDAVLRLAAFSVLTVEDADRLRARLRLSNDEHARLVAAARTLSALHGIDRPPPVSHLREMLFLAGGRAAGDALALAFTESRAEPDDGDWLEAAKYLDETPAPVFPIAGADLIARGVPPGRELGATLKALQAKWISAGFPRDPAVVLRLLEEAGEPGSTRERQ; translated from the coding sequence ATGAAAGGGGTCGCGCGACTTCTCGACGATCCGCGCCTCGCGACGCTCTTCGCCGCGCTCGCCAAAACCGGGGCCGAGACGCGCGTCGTCGGCGGCGCCGTGCGTGACGCGCTCTTTGGGCTCCAACCCCATGAGGTCGACCTCGCCACGACGGCTTTGCCCGAAGCGGTGCTCAAAGCGGCGCGCGACGCCGGATTGAAAGGCGTGCCGACCGGCATCGAGCATGGCACGGTGACGATCGTCGTCGCCGGAACGCCTTTCGAGGTGACGACGTTGCGCGAGGACGTCGAGACCGACGGCCGCTACGCCATCGTGCGCTTCGGGGGCGATTTCGAGCAGGACGCGCGCCGCCGCGACTTCACGATGAACGCGCTGTCGCTCACGCCGGACGGCAAGCTTCACGATTATACGGGCGGGCTTGCAGACATCGCCGCCAAGCGCATCCGCTTCATCGGCGACGCGGCGACGCGCATCCGCGAGGATTATCTGCGCGTCTTGCGTTTCTTCCGCTTCAACGCCTCGCATGGCGAAGGCGGCTTCGACCGGGCCGGGCTGCACGAGTCCATCATCGCCCGTGAAAATCTCGCGCGCCTCTCGCGCGAGCGCATCCGCGCGGAGATCATCAAGCTTCTGCCGGCGCGGCGCGCGCCCGAGGTCATGGGCGCCATGTCCCACGCCGGGATCATCGAGGTGCTGCTGGGGATGGGCTATCCGGCGCGGCTCGCTCGGCTCGCCGCCTTCGAAGCGGCGCGCGGCAAGAAGCCCGACGCGGTGCTGCGCCTCGCCGCCTTTTCCGTGCTGACGGTCGAAGACGCCGACCGCCTGCGCGCGCGGCTGCGGCTCTCGAATGACGAACACGCCCGCCTCGTCGCGGCGGCACGGACGCTGTCAGCCTTGCATGGGATCGACCGGCCGCCGCCCGTCTCGCATCTGCGCGAGATGCTCTTTCTGGCCGGCGGCCGGGCGGCGGGCGATGCGCTGGCGCTGGCTTTCACCGAGAGCCGCGCCGAGCCCGACGATGGAGATTGGCTAGAGGCGGCGAAATATCTCGACGAGACTCCCGCCCCCGTCTTTCCCATCGCGGGCGCCGACCTCATCGCCCGCGGCGTCCCTCCGGGGCGCGAGCTCGGCGCAACGCTGAAGGCTCTCCAGGCAAAATGGATAAGCGCGGGCTTTCCGCGCGACCCGGCGGTTGTGTTACGCCTGCTGGAGGAGGCCGGGGAGCCAGGCTCGACGCGAGAGCGACAATGA
- a CDS encoding DNA polymerase III subunit delta' yields the protein MSKEPAGTLESDRFDDAPHPRETLAFFGHARAEQELLDAYLSNRLAQAWIIGGPEGVGKATLAWRFARFLLAHPDPAAAEAQGARSLDVPADHPAARRVATMALADIFLLRREWNEKTKKHFTEIRVDDVRDITRSFHQGSGTGGWRVAIIDCADDLNRSAANALLKLIEEPPERSLFLLVAHQPGRILPTIRSRCRKLMLSALTQEETVAAVEALGAPWSDAPKADIAAAAARAEGSVRETLRLLGGDAMVFDTSVARLLQRLPQVDWLGVHFLADKLTGRDNEAAYETFMRALERHLDSRVRALSQNGAPAARLIGYARAWDEIRDLARETEVFNFDKRAMVLGIFERLAAAEGVR from the coding sequence ATGAGCAAGGAGCCGGCGGGGACGCTCGAAAGCGATCGTTTCGACGACGCGCCGCATCCGCGCGAAACGCTGGCGTTTTTCGGCCATGCGCGCGCCGAGCAGGAGCTGCTCGACGCCTATCTGAGCAACCGTCTCGCGCAAGCCTGGATCATCGGCGGCCCGGAGGGCGTCGGAAAGGCGACGCTCGCCTGGCGCTTTGCGCGCTTCCTGCTCGCCCACCCGGACCCGGCGGCCGCTGAGGCGCAGGGCGCGCGTAGCCTCGACGTGCCGGCCGATCACCCGGCCGCGCGGCGCGTGGCGACCATGGCGCTCGCCGACATCTTCCTGCTGCGCCGCGAGTGGAACGAAAAGACCAAGAAACATTTCACCGAGATCCGCGTCGACGACGTCCGCGACATCACGCGATCCTTCCATCAGGGCTCGGGCACGGGCGGCTGGCGCGTCGCCATCATCGACTGCGCCGATGATCTGAACCGCAGCGCCGCCAACGCGCTTCTGAAGCTCATCGAGGAGCCGCCGGAGCGCTCGCTGTTTTTGCTCGTCGCGCATCAGCCGGGCCGCATTTTGCCGACGATCCGCTCGCGCTGCCGCAAGCTGATGCTCTCCGCGCTGACGCAGGAGGAAACCGTCGCGGCGGTGGAAGCGCTGGGCGCGCCCTGGAGCGATGCGCCTAAGGCCGACATCGCGGCCGCCGCCGCCCGAGCGGAAGGGTCGGTGCGCGAGACGCTACGGCTTCTGGGCGGCGACGCCATGGTTTTCGACACGAGCGTCGCGCGGCTGCTGCAACGCCTGCCGCAGGTCGATTGGCTCGGCGTGCATTTTCTCGCCGACAAGCTCACCGGCCGGGACAATGAAGCCGCCTACGAGACCTTCATGCGCGCTTTGGAGCGCCATCTCGATTCCCGCGTGCGGGCGCTCTCTCAAAACGGCGCGCCAGCCGCGCGGCTGATCGGCTACGCCCGCGCCTGGGACGAGATAAGAGACCTCGCCCGCGAGACGGAGGTGTTCAATTTCGACAAGCGGGCGATGGTGCTGGGGATTTTCGAGCGGCTGGCGGCGGCGGAGGGGGTGAGGTGA
- the tmk gene encoding dTMP kinase → MTGAEKGRFITFEGGEGVGKSTQLTRLAEHLRGCGIETVTTREPGGTPKAETLRQILLSGRAAPLGTLAEAALFAAARIDHVDRLIAPALSRGAWVLCDRFADSTRAYQGARGGVERQVLSLLEKAAVGELKPDLTVILDLAPEEGLARAAVRREAAGLRVDRFEAEDDGFHEGLRRAFLDIAADEPERCCVVNAALPADEVARAIRQLVDARFLEAQAHAAQ, encoded by the coding sequence ATGACGGGCGCCGAAAAAGGCCGGTTCATTACATTCGAAGGCGGGGAGGGCGTCGGCAAATCGACGCAGCTCACGCGCCTCGCCGAGCATTTGCGCGGCTGCGGGATCGAAACCGTGACCACGCGCGAACCCGGCGGCACGCCCAAGGCCGAGACCCTGCGACAAATATTGCTCTCGGGACGCGCCGCGCCCTTGGGGACGCTCGCCGAGGCCGCGCTGTTCGCCGCCGCGCGCATCGACCATGTCGATCGGCTGATTGCGCCCGCGCTGTCGCGGGGGGCCTGGGTGCTGTGCGATCGTTTCGCCGATTCGACCCGCGCCTATCAGGGCGCGCGCGGCGGCGTGGAGCGGCAGGTTTTGTCTTTGTTGGAAAAGGCGGCGGTGGGAGAGCTGAAACCCGACCTTACCGTCATCCTCGATCTGGCGCCGGAGGAAGGCCTCGCCCGTGCGGCGGTCAGGCGCGAGGCCGCAGGCCTGCGCGTCGACCGCTTCGAGGCGGAGGACGACGGGTTTCACGAGGGATTGCGCCGCGCTTTCCTGGACATCGCTGCCGACGAGCCCGAGCGCTGCTGCGTCGTCAACGCCGCTTTGCCGGCCGACGAGGTGGCGCGCGCCATACGCCAGCTCGTCGACGCCCGCTTCCTCGAAGCGCAGGCCCACGCCGCTCAATGA